GGCAACGTGAAACTCAGCGTCGTCAAGGGCGACCACGAAGTCCTGTCCATCGCCGAGCAGGGCGAAGACGTAGCCAAGAAGGCCTACGCCGATGCTCTAGAACAGCCGCTCCCTCTCCCGATCAAGCAGCTTCTCATCACCCAGCAGGAGCATGTCATCGCCTCGCACAACCACGTACGCGATCACCGCGACGCTCTGGCTCTGGCAGCAAAGTAAGCCCTCCCCGAATATCCAACACCGGCCAGCAGAGGATCCTCTGTAGGCCGGTTTTTTCTTTTCATCCCACCCAAGAACTCCGTCATCCTGAGCGAAGGCCTTCGCAGCCTCACCGCGAGGGCCGTAGTCGAAGGACCCCGAGACCTCCCGAATCACCCATGCCGCTCGAACCTTCCCACCACGAACCTTCATCGCGCCCGACCGCCCTCCAAAGTGGACCTTTACGCTTGAACTCGATGCGCCTACTCCTAGCAATCGTCTTCATCGCCGCCGGAACCCTCCACTTCCTCATCCCTCAGACGTACGTCCGCATCATGCCGCCGTACCTCCCCGCCCATCTCCTCCTCGTCCACATCAGTGGTCTCTGCGAGATCTTCGGCGGGATCGGCCTGCTCTTCAACCCACCCATCCGCACCCTCGCCGCATGGGGACTCGTAGCTCTACTCGTCGCCGTCATGCCCGCCAACATCTACATGGCGATGGACCATGCCAGCTACCCATCCATCCCTGCATGGGCGCTCTACCTCCGGCTCCCCTTGCAACTCCCGCTCATCGGGTGGGCCTGGCTCTATACCCGCCGCTGACTCATGCGTAGCTCCGCAAAAGGAAAACGCCGTCATCCTGAGCGCAGCGCGTAGCGCGGAGTCGAAGGACCCCGAGCGATTCCACATCACCCATACCGCCCAAACCTTTCAACCACAAATCGGGTGCCCCATATCTGGCAGTACCATCGCCAGATGTGGGATGTGTGCCACAGACTCACCCTTCCCCGCCATAAACTCCCCTAGCCCCATCCGAACTCCGCTTCTTCCAAACCACCTTGATCTCCCGCCGCCACCGCTCATCAATCGCCACCAGCGTCCACTCCACACGCGGCGAAAGATAGCGCAGCACCGTCTCCGTAGCCGGATGAATCCGCAAAGCCGGAGCCACCAGAAACAACCTCGGTGCCTCGCGCGCCAACCTCACTCCGCCAAAGTATCCGTTCCGCTGAAACTCTCCCAACCCCGTCACCGGATCGGGATTCTCCAGATGATGCGCCCGCACCCTCACCCAGTAGTCCAGCCCCTGCAGTGCCAGATGCAAATCCTCCTCCGCCTTCAACTCGATCACCGCCAGCCGCCCGTCCGCCGTCACCCCCAGCAGGTCGAGCATCCCCCGGTCCGCAGCCGCAAACGCCGGCACCTGCGTATACACATGTTCGGGATCGAGCCCCGCATCGATCGGTTCCACGTTCTTCCGCAGCACGCTCTCCAACCACCGCTCCGGAGCCATCCGGTAAAGCACGTCCCGCGTGCTCCCCATCGCACTCCGTCGCGCAAACAGCCGCTCCACCAGCTCCCTCAACTCGGTCTCGTTCTCCTCCGTCAGCGGAGTCTCATTCGCTCCCGCCCCAAACGTAATCTCCTCTACGCGATTGAAGCTCTCCCCCGCATATCCCGTCTTCACCCGCGCAAACTCCAGCCCATGGATCAGGAACGCCATCTCCCCGCCGCTCCGCACTCGCGTCTCCACCGTGCCTCGCATCACCTGAGGCACCAGCGCCAGCACCCTCTTCGCGGCCTCGCCAAACCGCTCCCGTGCCGCCGCCTCATTCGGAGCGTGCAACAGCCGCGTCACCAGATTCCCAAAGTCCCCCGCCTCCCGCGCCGCAAGCTCGTCCGTCTCTTCCTCGAAGACGTACAACTCCCACTTCGCCACCGCCGGATTCAGCCACGTCAGCCGTGAGAGCGTCAGCGCCTCCATCCCCGTCGGCACGATGACTCGAAGCCCCTGAAACAGTCGCCGCCCGCCCGCGCTCTCCCGGCACTGCGCCAGCCATAGAATCCCCGGCGTCAGCACACCGTCGACGGTCGCCTGCGTCTCCTCTCTGTTGACCCCAATCACCGCCCAAGCCTGCGTGCCCTTCACCTGCACTCCACGCGCATAAGCCGGCCCAAAGCTCTTCTCCAGATCCATCGAGGTGCGAAACCCCTCAGGATTCCAGTCCGGAAACTCCCGCAACAGCGCCTTCT
This Granulicella aggregans DNA region includes the following protein-coding sequences:
- a CDS encoding PDDEXK family nuclease, with the translated sequence MKAGAEISPGQREQTARQVAEALETFLAEHPAAVLLEDGRPLFDMRTAKYTVGGEHGRCSLHMWDEERNLVRRVVEAAPRKASLRLSTLRFGQTKPQMLELVADKDRRTPSSRESTRLRYLRRLEKALLREFPDWNPEGFRTSMDLEKSFGPAYARGVQVKGTQAWAVIGVNREETQATVDGVLTPGILWLAQCRESAGGRRLFQGLRVIVPTGMEALTLSRLTWLNPAVAKWELYVFEEETDELAAREAGDFGNLVTRLLHAPNEAAARERFGEAAKRVLALVPQVMRGTVETRVRSGGEMAFLIHGLEFARVKTGYAGESFNRVEEITFGAGANETPLTEENETELRELVERLFARRSAMGSTRDVLYRMAPERWLESVLRKNVEPIDAGLDPEHVYTQVPAFAAADRGMLDLLGVTADGRLAVIELKAEEDLHLALQGLDYWVRVRAHHLENPDPVTGLGEFQRNGYFGGVRLAREAPRLFLVAPALRIHPATETVLRYLSPRVEWTLVAIDERWRREIKVVWKKRSSDGARGVYGGEG
- a CDS encoding DoxX family protein → MRLLLAIVFIAAGTLHFLIPQTYVRIMPPYLPAHLLLVHISGLCEIFGGIGLLFNPPIRTLAAWGLVALLVAVMPANIYMAMDHASYPSIPAWALYLRLPLQLPLIGWAWLYTRR